A window of the Blastocatellia bacterium genome harbors these coding sequences:
- a CDS encoding ABC transporter ATP-binding protein, translated as MGRTVISVLNDLNLSVRRGEMVAIVGASGAGKSTLLHLLGGLDRPTAGRVLFDGFDISKLGTVDLARFRSQVVGFMFQFHHLLPEFTALENVMMPLLIRGVRKPEAGERARAALSRVGLENRLKHRPAELSGGEQQRVALARALVTNPQLLLADEPTGNLDGRTGEKVFALVQQLHHLNSLTSLIATHNERLAAHCDRVLRLEDGQLYEERSRV; from the coding sequence ATGGGGCGGACAGTCATCAGCGTGCTCAATGATCTGAATCTGTCTGTGCGACGTGGCGAGATGGTTGCCATTGTTGGCGCTTCGGGTGCCGGCAAATCAACCTTGCTTCATCTGCTTGGCGGATTAGATCGTCCGACGGCAGGCCGCGTGCTGTTTGATGGGTTTGACATCTCAAAGTTAGGTACGGTAGACTTAGCGCGGTTTCGGAGTCAGGTGGTGGGTTTCATGTTTCAATTCCACCACTTACTGCCGGAATTCACCGCTCTGGAGAATGTGATGATGCCGTTGTTGATACGAGGAGTGAGGAAACCGGAAGCGGGTGAGCGCGCCCGTGCCGCATTGTCCAGAGTGGGCTTGGAGAACCGACTGAAACATCGCCCGGCCGAGCTCTCCGGCGGTGAACAGCAGCGCGTGGCATTGGCTCGCGCGTTGGTGACGAACCCGCAACTGTTATTGGCCGATGAGCCGACCGGCAATCTGGATGGTCGCACTGGCGAGAAAGTGTTTGCGCTGGTGCAGCAGCTTCATCACCTCAATTCGCTCACATCACTCATTGCCACGCATAACGAACGCTTGGCGGCGCACTGTGATCGGGTATTGCGGTTGGAAGATGGTCAACTATATGAGGAGCGCTCACGTGTATAA
- a CDS encoding ABC transporter permease yields the protein MMHADQLNVGQSPLRGAFETFVASRYLRAKRKQAVIAVITTIAVLGIGAGVAVLVIALALVTGFNEDIQTKLLSGTAHLNLLRSDGEPISDYQELVEQLRRVPGVTAAAATTYFNVIVAGAYQSGAIVKGVDLQASREANEVYNTIISGDVQSLAVTEPGQEGIILGKVLAKELNVKLGDYVTVISPQGRLTPFGVTPRQRQFRVGGVFHSGLYEYDSTWAYTSLSAAQQLVGLGDEATLIQMKVADIYNVKQIAQQVLSVVGSGYTTTDWQELNKPVFAALQIQRLVVVIVLTLMIFIAALNIITTLTMMVVEKTRDISILMAMGATPNSIMRIFMWQGLMVGAIGTCLGLIVGIATCLVADQYQLIRLPETIFSISYAPFHVRVRDAVAVGLLSLFISFVATIHPARQAARLNPAEGLRYE from the coding sequence ATGATGCACGCTGACCAACTCAATGTGGGCCAAAGCCCATTGCGTGGCGCGTTTGAAACGTTCGTTGCCTCCCGCTATCTTCGCGCTAAACGGAAACAAGCTGTGATTGCGGTGATCACGACCATCGCCGTGCTGGGGATTGGCGCTGGCGTTGCTGTCTTGGTGATTGCACTGGCATTGGTGACTGGCTTTAACGAAGACATCCAAACGAAATTGCTCAGTGGCACGGCTCATCTGAATTTACTGCGAAGCGATGGCGAACCGATCAGCGATTATCAAGAGCTGGTTGAGCAGCTCCGGCGAGTGCCGGGCGTGACGGCGGCAGCCGCCACGACCTACTTTAATGTGATTGTTGCTGGCGCTTATCAATCGGGCGCGATTGTCAAAGGGGTTGACCTGCAGGCGTCGCGTGAAGCCAACGAGGTGTATAACACGATTATCAGCGGTGACGTTCAGAGCTTGGCCGTAACCGAGCCGGGCCAAGAGGGAATTATTTTAGGGAAAGTCTTGGCCAAGGAACTGAACGTCAAGCTGGGTGATTATGTGACGGTGATCTCGCCACAAGGGCGACTGACGCCGTTTGGCGTCACGCCACGTCAGCGCCAGTTTCGGGTTGGCGGGGTGTTCCATTCAGGACTCTATGAGTACGATTCGACCTGGGCATACACGTCATTGTCGGCGGCTCAACAATTGGTCGGACTCGGCGATGAAGCCACGTTGATTCAGATGAAGGTGGCCGATATTTACAACGTCAAGCAAATTGCTCAGCAGGTGTTAAGCGTCGTTGGTTCGGGCTACACGACGACTGATTGGCAGGAACTGAACAAGCCGGTCTTTGCCGCGCTGCAAATTCAGCGGTTGGTCGTGGTGATTGTGCTGACATTGATGATCTTCATCGCGGCGCTGAACATCATTACCACGTTGACCATGATGGTCGTCGAGAAGACGCGCGACATCTCTATTTTAATGGCGATGGGAGCGACGCCAAATTCGATTATGCGCATCTTCATGTGGCAGGGGTTGATGGTGGGAGCGATTGGCACGTGCTTAGGATTGATCGTGGGCATCGCGACCTGTCTGGTGGCGGATCAGTATCAGCTCATCCGGTTGCCGGAAACGATCTTCTCGATCTCTTACGCTCCGTTTCATGTGCGCGTCAGGGATGCGGTGGCTGTTGGTTTGCTCTCATTGTTCATCAGTTTTGTGGCCACGATTCATCCAGCTCGTCAAGCAGCTCGGCTCAATCCAGCGGAGGGATTGCGCTATGAGTGA